Part of the Sphingomonas sanxanigenens DSM 19645 = NX02 genome is shown below.
GCACGCCAAAACCGCGAAACACGTCATCGAACAGCCGGTTCACGTCGCGATGAAGCGAAAAGAGCGGGTGGGTTGCAGCCTCGCGATCGCGCTCGGCGCCGATGGCTGCGGGAAGCCGGTTCTCCTGCCGGCTCCAGGGGATCAAATCACGGAACGCCATGACGGCTATCTCCTTGTCTGGCTAGAGTTGGGGCATGACCCGCCGGCCACCGCCCCCACGGGGACGGTGCCGGCGAGCCGATTGTGATCGCGATCAGGCCGCTTGGGCGTCCTTGGGTGCCTCGATGCGGTCATTGGCGGCACTGCCGCCGCCGCTGATCTCGATCTTGCGCGGTTTCATCGCTTCGGGAACGACCCGCTTGAGCTGGATCCGCCGCTCGAACGAACGGGTCGCGATGCCGCGATGCAGATAATCGCCCTGATCCTGGTCTTCGGCGCGCTGGCCGGTGACGGTGAGCTGATTCTGCTGGGCAACGACCTCGATATCGTTCGGCCGGAAGCCAGCGACGGCCAGTGTGATGCGATAGCTATCCTCGCCGTCCCTCACGATGTCGAACGGCGGAAAGCCGTCATCCTCGCGCTGGCCCGCTTCGAGCATGTTAAGCAGGCGGTCGAAGCCAACGGTGGAGCGCCGATAGGGCGCAAAGTCAAACGTGCTTCTCATTTCCAAATCCTCCTCAGGAAGCGATCTGGGCATGAGCTGCGCCGGTGCAGGAGAGCCGGCGCCCTCTATGTCCCACCGGACCCGAACACGGCGCCCGGCGAAACCGAGTTAGAAACTCGCGACGCCATCTCAAGAGATGGAAAGACACCAAATGCGCCGGTGAAAACGCCCGTCCATCGGTGCCCTTTGCGGATGCTTTTCATAAAGCCGCACGCGAGCGGAATGGCCATCCGTCCCGGACATCGGCATTATGACGCTGCTGACACAGCATAGCTATCTACCAGCTTCCTGACCTGACAACATCGCGCGTCGGGCTTAGGAGCAAGCAGCGCGCCCATCTCCCAAGAGCACGTGCACACTCCCGGCGGCCGCGTCTCCCGGCGCCTTGCCGCCGGGAGACCAGATGGAAACGTCCGCATCGCATTGGCAAGAGCCGTCATATCGCGACGGTGGACCGACGAAGGTTGCGATTACCCCCAGCCGTGCATCTGCGCCGCTTGATGTGCTGCGGCATTTCGGCCTTGACCTTGGACCATGGTCCTACCCGTAAGAGGCCTCCCCGATTGCGGTGCCCCGCGGCACGGCGCATCCTGATCGATATCCGGGGACTATGGGTAACAAGCGTGTCGTTCACATCGTCGATGACGAAGAGACAATTCGAAAAGCATTGGGATTCACGTTGCGGACCGCAGGCTTTGTCCTCGAGGTCTACGCTTCGGGGCCGGAATTTCTGTCGGCCCTGGGTGACGCCGAGAAAGGCTGCGTGATCCTCGACATGCACATGCCGGACATGGACGGCCTTCAGGTCCAGGCGGAGCTGACAAGACGCGGCATCGGCATGCCCGTCGTGGTGCTGACCGGAAATGGAGATCCTACGCTCGCCGTCCAGGCCATGAGGGCGGGTGCAGTCGATTTTCTCGCCAAGCCGGTCGAGAAGGCCGCGCTGCTCGGCGCAA
Proteins encoded:
- a CDS encoding Hsp20 family protein encodes the protein MRSTFDFAPYRRSTVGFDRLLNMLEAGQREDDGFPPFDIVRDGEDSYRITLAVAGFRPNDIEVVAQQNQLTVTGQRAEDQDQGDYLHRGIATRSFERRIQLKRVVPEAMKPRKIEISGGGSAANDRIEAPKDAQAA
- a CDS encoding response regulator transcription factor, with translation MGNKRVVHIVDDEETIRKALGFTLRTAGFVLEVYASGPEFLSALGDAEKGCVILDMHMPDMDGLQVQAELTRRGIGMPVVVLTGNGDPTLAVQAMRAGAVDFLAKPVEKAALLGAIDRAFSRLENIAGRAAEQADALSKAARLTQRERAILRGIARGHPNNLIADELGITSRTVELDRASLMIKLGAQSLPDLLRIAFAVDVGGSASADRR